Part of the Erwinia amylovora genome is shown below.
GCTGGCAGGCTGTATGGCTTTGGCAATCGGCCACGCGGCGTTGGCAAAAGACATCAAGGTGGCGATTGTTGGCGCCATGTCCGGCCCGGTGGCGCAATACGGTGATATGGAGTTCACCGGCGCCAAACAGGCGATTGCGGATATTAATGCTAAAGGCGGCGTTAACGGCAGTAAGCTGATTGGCGTGGAATACGACGATGCCTGCGATCCAAAACAGGCGGTGGCGGTAGCCAACAAGGTGATCAATGACGGTATCCGTTATGTCATCGGCCATCTGTGTTCCTCATCGACGCAGCCAGCATCGGACATCTATGAAGATGAAGGCGTGCTGATGATTACCCCAGCCGCGACTGCGCCGGACCTCACTTCTCGTGGCTATAAACTGATTATGCGCACCACCGGTCTCGATTCTGACCAGGGGCCAACCGCGGCCAGATATATTCTTGGCGCAGTTAAGCCACAGCGCATCGCGGTGGTTCACGACAAGCAGCAGTACGGCGAAGGCCTGGCACGTTCGGTGCAGGACAGCCTGAAAAAAGCGGGCGGCAACGTGGTGTTGTTTGAAGGTATCACCGCTGGCGATAAAGACTTCTCCACGCTGGTGGCGCGCCTGAAGAAAGAAAATATCGACTTCGTCTACTTTGGCGGCTACTACCCGGAAATGGGGCAGATCCTGCGGCAGGCGCGCGCCGCCGGCCTGAAAACCCAGTTTATGGGCCCGGAAGGTGTGGGCAACTCCTCCCTGTCCAACATTGCGGGAGCGGCGTCGGAAGGCATGCTGGTGACGCTGCCAAAACGCTATGACCAGGTGCCGGCAAACCAGGCCGTCGTCGATGCGCTGAAGGCGAAGAAGCAAAATCCGACCGGTCCGTTTGTCTGGACCACCTATGCGGCATTACAGTCACTGACCGCCGGGATGGCGCGTAGCAAAAGCGAAGAGCCGGAAGATATCGTCAAAAATCTGAAGGAGGGCGCGGCGGTTCCGACCGTGATGGGCGACCTGAGCTGGAACGAAAAGGGCGATCTGAAAGGCTTTGAGTTTGGCATTTTCAAATGGCATGCGGACGGCTCTTCCGACGCCGTTAAGTAACCGGATGATTTCTGGCAATAACGCCTGGTGAACTGTGCCGGGCGTTTTTTGTTACCCCAATGGGGACAGGTAAGGGTTTAAAGTATGTCCGAGCAGTTTCTCTACTTCCTGCAACAAATGTTCAACGGCGTTACGTTGGGCAGCACCTATGCGCTGATCGCCATCGGTTACACCATGGTGTACGGCATTATCGGCATGATCAATTTCGCCCACGGCGAAGTGTATATGATCGGCAGCTACGTTTCGTTTATCGTCATCGCTGCGCTGATGATGCTGGGCATTGATACCAGCTGGCTGCTGATCGGCTGCGGCTTTGTGGTCGCGGTGGTCATCGCTTCCTGTTACGGCTGGAGCATTGAGCGCGTGGCGTACAAGCCGGTACGATCCTCCAAGCGCCTGATCGCTCTGATCTCGGCCATTGGCATGTCGATTTTCTTACAAAATTACGTCAGCCTGACGCAGGGATCGCGCGATCTGGCGCTGCCGGGCCTGGTCAGCGGGCAGTGGACGCTGGGCGTCAGTAACGGTTTTGCTGCCACTATCTCCACCATGCAGCTGATGATTTGGGGAGTCACCTTCCTTGCCATGCTGGCGCTGACGTTGTTCATCCGCTATTCGCGTATGGGGCGCGCCTGTCGTGCCTGTGCTGAAGACCTGAAAATGGCCAGCCTGCTGGGGATCAATACCGACCGGGTGATCTCACTGACCTTCGTCATCGGCGCGGCGATGGCGGCAGTGGCCGGCGTTCTGCTGGGTCAGTTCTACGGGGTGATCAACCCCTATATCGGCTTCCTCGCCGGGATGAAAGCCTTTACCGCAGCGGTACTCGGCGGGATAGGCAGTATTCCTGGTGCTATGCTGGGCGGTTTGATCCTCGGCATTGCCGAAGCGCTAACCTCGGCTTATCTCAGTACCGAATACAAAGACGTGGTGTCGTTTGCGCTGCTGATTGTGGTGTTGCTGGTGATGCCAACCGGCATCCTCGGGCGTCCGGAGGTTGAGAAAGTATGAAAAAGCTCCATCTGCTTAACGCCGTGGCATCAGCACTGATGCTGCTGGTTCTGGCGGCGTTCTTTATGGGGCTGCGCCTGAACCTTGACGGTACGCATCTGGTGGTGAATAACGCCGGAGAAGTGCGCTGGAACTGGATCGCCCTCGGCTGCGGCGTGGTGTTTCTGTTCCAGCTGCTGCGCCCGCTGTTGCACCGTGGCCTGAAAAAAGTGTCCGCCCCGGTGCTGATGCTACCGGGCATTGATGGCTCCACCGTGAAGCAGAAGCTGCTGCTGCTGGCGCTGATCGTTGCCGCTGCGCTGTGGCCATTTCTGGTATCTCGCGGCACGGTGGATATTGCCACCCTGACGCTGATTTACGTCATGCTCGGGCTGGGGCTGAATGTGGTGGTCGGGCTGTCCGGGCTGCTGGTGCTTGGCTACGGCGGTTTCTATGCTATCGGCGCTTACACCTTCGCGTTGATGAATCACTATTACGGGCTGGGTTTCTGGCAATGCCTGCCGCTGGCCGGGCTGGTCGCGGCGGCCTTTGGGCTGCTGCTCGGTTTTCCGGTGCTGCGTCTGCGCGGTGATTACCTGGCGATTGTGACGCTTGGCTTCGGGGAGATCGTGCGTATTTTACTGCTCAACAACACGGAAATAACCGGTGGGCCAAACGGCATCAGCCAGATCCCCAAACCGACCTTCTTTGGTCTGGAGTTTAACCGCAGCGTGCGCGACGGCGGTTGGGACACCTTCCACCACTTCTTTGGCCTGCAGTACGATCCGGGCGACCGGATTATCTTCCTGTATCTGGTGGCGCTGCTGCTGGTGGTGATGACTCTGTTTGTTATCAATCGCCTGCTGCGCATGCCGCTGGGGCGCGCCTGGGAAGCGCTGCGTGAAGATGAAATCGCCTGTCGCTCGCTGGGCCTTAGCCCGACACGGATCAAGCTGACCGCCTTTACCATCAGCGCTGCTTTCGCCGGATTCGCCGGTAGCCTGTTTGCCGCCCGCCAGGGCTTTGTCAGCCCGGAATCCTTCACCTTTGCCGAATCGGCCTTTGTGCTGGCGATCGTGGTGCTGGGCGGGATGGGATCGCAGTTTGCGGTGATCCTCGCCGCCGTGCTGCTGGTGGTATCACGCGAGCTGATGCGTGACCTTAACGAATACAGCATGCTGGTACTGGGTGGCCTGATGGTATTGATGATGATCTGGCGTCCGCAAGGGCTGCTGCCGATGAAACGTCCGCATCTGAAGTTGCAACAGGCGCAGCAGGAGGAACAGCCATGAGCCAGCCTCTGTTAGCCGTTGATGGTCTTAAGATGCGCTTTGGCGGCCTGCTGGCGGTTAATAACGTCGAACTGGAGTTATATCCACAGGAGATCGTCTCGCTGATTGGCCCTAACGGTGCCGGGAAGACCACGGTGTTTAACTGTCTTACCGGATTCTACCGCCCATCGGGCGGTTCGATCAGGCTGGGCGACCAGCAGCTGGCGGGCCTTCCGGGGCAGAAGATCGCGCGGATGGGCATTGTGCGCACCTTCCAGCATGTGCGCCTGTTCCGTGAAATGACGGTCATTGAGAATCTGCTGGTCGCACAACATCAGCACCTGAAAAGCGGCGTCTTCTCCGGCCTGCTGAAAACCCCGGGCTTCCGCCAGGCGGAAGACGCTGCGCTGGAGCGCGCGGCCAGCTGGCTGGATCGCGTCGGGCTGCTGGAGCTGGCCAACCGCCAGGCGGGTAATCTCGCTTACGGGCAGCAGCGCCGTCTGGAGATCGCCCGCTGCATGGTGACCCGCCCGCAAATCCTGATGCTGGATGAACCGGCTGCGGGTCTCAACCCGAAAGAGACGCACGAGCTGGACGAGCTGCTCGCCGAGCTGCGCCAACAACACAAGGTCTCGATACTGTTGATTGAACACGATATGAAACTGGTAATGGGGATTTCAGACCGCATCTACGTGGTGAATCAGGGCACGCCGCTGGCCAATGGCACACCGGAAGAGATCCGCCAGAACCCGGATGTGATCCGCGCTTACCTCGGGGAGGCATAACATGACTGAAGCCATGTTGTCCCTGAATAACGTCAGTGCGCACTACGGCAAAATCCAGGCGCTGCATAACGTCAACCTGCATATCAATCAGGGGGAAATTGTCACCCTGATTGGCGCTAACGGGGCGGGAAAAACCACCCTCCTCGGCACCCTGTGCGGCGAACCACGCGCCACCCAGGGGTCGGTGACCTTCGACGGTAAGGATATAACCGACTGGCAGACGGCGCGCATTATGCGCGAAGCCATTGCCATTGTCCCGGAGGGCCGCCGCGTCTTCGCCCGCATGACGGTGGAAGAAAACCTGGCGATGGGCGGCTTCTTTGCCGAACGCCAGCAGTACCAGCAGCGCATCAGGCGCGTTTACGAGCTGTTTCCCCGCCTGTACGAGCGCAGTGCGCAGCGTGCCGGCACCATGTCCGGCGGCGAGCAGCAGATGCTGGCGATAGGCCGGGCGCTGATGAGCCAGCCGCGCCTGCTTCTGCTGGATGAACCCTCGCTGGGGCTGGCACCGATCATCATCCGGCAGATTTTCGACACCATCGAACAGCTGCGTCAGGAAGGCATGACCATTTTTCTTGTGGAGCAAAATGCTAACCAGGCGCTGAAGCTGGCCGACCGCGGTTACGTGCTGGAAAATGGCCATGTGGTGCTGGAAGACAGCGGCGCAGCGCTGTTAGCCAATGAAGCGGTGAGAAGCGCCTATCTGGGGGGATGATTGGGTTAAGTTGTCTGTGCTTGTCATCAATACGCGGATGAAGTTTTCAGGCTTCAGCGCCGCACGAAGAAGCCGCCTTCCGGGCGGTTTTTTTGCCCCTGTATGCGCCATTTGCAACCCATTTCTGCCGAACCTCGCCAGTATTACCCCCCGTGTTGTACTCCTCAGCAGACTTCTGCCTGACGTAGCGCGCCTGGCTTGACCTTGCGCTTTGCTGTGTGTGATGCCGTTAACACAGTGAACCCGGCTCTGGTTCGGTAACGAGGTTCGCTGTCACTATGTGGTCATACAAACGTTATTTTTCTGTCATTCTGCCGTGTCATGTTACCTGCAAATCACAGCAATGCGCGTTTGCGCGCCTTATAACAGCGGGTACAGGAAACCGACATGTCATCTTTTTCATTTCGTCATAACGCGCTTAGCGTGATACTTGGCCTGGCGTTCAGCACCAGCGCGCTGGCCACCACCGATATTTCCTTCTGGCATTCGATGGAAGGCGAGCTGGGGGAAGAAGTTAACGCGCTGGCAACCCGCTTTAATGAAACGCACCCTGATTATCGTATCGTCCCTACCTATAAAGGCAATTACGAGCAGAGTCTGGCCGCCGGCATTGCAGCGGTACGCACGGGGAAAGCCCCGGCCATGATGCAAGTCTATGAGGTCGGTACGACAACCATGATGGCATCGAAAGCCATTGTGCCGGTATATGAAGTGTTTAAAAACGCCGGTATTACCCTGGATGCGAAGCAGTTTGTCCCGGCGGTGGCGGGTTACTACAGCGATGCCAACGGGCAGCTGATCTCGCAGCCGTTTAACAGTTCCACGCCGGTGCTGTACTACAACAAGGATGCCTTTAAAAAAGCTGGCCTGAACCCGGAGCAACCGCCAAAAACCTGGCAGCAGCTGGCACAGGACAGCGCTGCGCTACGTAAAGCAGGCATGTCCTGTGGCTACGCCAGCGGCTGGCAGGGCTGGATCCAGATTGAGAACTTCAGCGCCTGGCACGGTCAGCCGGTAGCCACCCAAAATAACGGTTTTGACGGCAGCGATGCGCGCCTGGTGTTCAACAAGCCGCTACAGGCAGGCCATATCGCGATGCTGGAAGAGATGAATAAGAAGGGCGATTTCACCTACTTCGGGCGCAAGGATGAGCCAACCGCCAAGTTTTATAACGGCGACTGCGCCATGACCACCGCGTCTTCCGGATCGCTGGCGGACATTCGCAAATACGCTAAATTCAACTTCGGCGTGGGCATGATGCCATACGACGACAGCGTGGCCAGTGCGCCGCAGAATGCGATGATCGGCGGGGCCAGCCTGTGGGCGATGAAAGGCAAAGATGCCGCCACTTATAAGGGCGTCGCCCAATTTATGCAGTTCCTCGCCCAGCCGGAAATAGCGGCTGAATGGCACCAGAAAACCGGCTATCTGCCGATCACCACTGCCGCCTACGATTTGACCAAACGGCAAGGGTTCTATCAGCAGCATCCGGGCGCGGATATCGCCACCCGTCAGATGCTGAATAAAGCCCCGCTGCCTTACACCAAAGGAATGCGCCTCGGCAATATGCCGCAGATCCGCACCATCGTGGATGAAGAGCTGGAAGGGGTGTGGACCGGCAAGCAGTCTGCGCAGGCAGCGCTGGATAATGCCGTCAGGCGCGGTAATGAACTGCTGGCGCGCTTCGGGCGGCAGAGCCAATAACCGCTCGCAACGCTTTACTTATCTGCCTTTTCATGGCGATCCACGACGGATCGCCACGGCGATTTTGCTATGAGAGTCCGTAAATGTCTCAACCCCGACCCGTGTTTCGCGGCGGCATACTGCCCTGGCTGCTGGTAATGCCGCAGCTGCTGATCACCGCCATTTTCTTTATCTGGCCAGCCGGGGAAGCGTTGTGGTACTCGCTGCAAAGTATCGATCCCTTTGGCATTTCCAGCACCTTCGTTGGGCTGGACAACTTTGAGCGACTGTTTGCCGACGATTACTACCTCGCTTCCTTCTGGACCACGCTGAAATTCAGCGGGCTGGTCACGCTGTGCGGCATAAGTTTCTCACTGCTGCTGGCGGCGCTGGTCGACTATGTTGTACGCCTGAAGAAGACTTATCAAACGTTGCTGTTGCTGCCCTACGCCGTGGCTCCGGTGGTGGCAGCGGTATTATGGATGTTTCTGTTTAATCCCGGACTCGGTCTGTTCAGCCACCTGCTTAACCAGGTGGGCTACCGCTGGAACTATGCGCAAAACAGCGGGCAGGCGATGTTCCTGATCGTGCTGGCCTCTGTCTGGCAGCAGACGAGCTATAACTTCCTGTTCTTCTTCGCCGCGCTGCAGTCAATCCCCAAATCCCTGACCGAAGCGGCGGCGATTGACGGAGCGGGCCCGGTACGCCGTTTCTTCAGCCTGTCGCTGCCGCTGATCACCCCGGTCAGTTTCTTCCTGCTGGTGGTTAACCTGGTGTACGCCTTCTTTGATACTTTCCCGGTGATCGATGCCATCACCGGTGGCGGCCCGGTACAGGCGACCACCACGCTGATTTATAAAATCTATCGTGAAGGCTTTGCCGGTCTCGATCTGTCGTCATCGGCGGCGCAGTCGGTGGTGCTGATGCTGCTGGTTATCGGGCTAACGGTGATCCAGTTCCGCTTT
Proteins encoded:
- a CDS encoding branched-chain amino acid ABC transporter substrate-binding protein — protein: MKISKGSALLAGCMALAIGHAALAKDIKVAIVGAMSGPVAQYGDMEFTGAKQAIADINAKGGVNGSKLIGVEYDDACDPKQAVAVANKVINDGIRYVIGHLCSSSTQPASDIYEDEGVLMITPAATAPDLTSRGYKLIMRTTGLDSDQGPTAARYILGAVKPQRIAVVHDKQQYGEGLARSVQDSLKKAGGNVVLFEGITAGDKDFSTLVARLKKENIDFVYFGGYYPEMGQILRQARAAGLKTQFMGPEGVGNSSLSNIAGAASEGMLVTLPKRYDQVPANQAVVDALKAKKQNPTGPFVWTTYAALQSLTAGMARSKSEEPEDIVKNLKEGAAVPTVMGDLSWNEKGDLKGFEFGIFKWHADGSSDAVK
- the livH gene encoding high-affinity branched-chain amino acid ABC transporter permease LivH → MSEQFLYFLQQMFNGVTLGSTYALIAIGYTMVYGIIGMINFAHGEVYMIGSYVSFIVIAALMMLGIDTSWLLIGCGFVVAVVIASCYGWSIERVAYKPVRSSKRLIALISAIGMSIFLQNYVSLTQGSRDLALPGLVSGQWTLGVSNGFAATISTMQLMIWGVTFLAMLALTLFIRYSRMGRACRACAEDLKMASLLGINTDRVISLTFVIGAAMAAVAGVLLGQFYGVINPYIGFLAGMKAFTAAVLGGIGSIPGAMLGGLILGIAEALTSAYLSTEYKDVVSFALLIVVLLVMPTGILGRPEVEKV
- a CDS encoding high-affinity branched-chain amino acid ABC transporter permease LivM, giving the protein MKKLHLLNAVASALMLLVLAAFFMGLRLNLDGTHLVVNNAGEVRWNWIALGCGVVFLFQLLRPLLHRGLKKVSAPVLMLPGIDGSTVKQKLLLLALIVAAALWPFLVSRGTVDIATLTLIYVMLGLGLNVVVGLSGLLVLGYGGFYAIGAYTFALMNHYYGLGFWQCLPLAGLVAAAFGLLLGFPVLRLRGDYLAIVTLGFGEIVRILLLNNTEITGGPNGISQIPKPTFFGLEFNRSVRDGGWDTFHHFFGLQYDPGDRIIFLYLVALLLVVMTLFVINRLLRMPLGRAWEALREDEIACRSLGLSPTRIKLTAFTISAAFAGFAGSLFAARQGFVSPESFTFAESAFVLAIVVLGGMGSQFAVILAAVLLVVSRELMRDLNEYSMLVLGGLMVLMMIWRPQGLLPMKRPHLKLQQAQQEEQP
- the livG gene encoding high-affinity branched-chain amino acid ABC transporter ATP-binding protein LivG: MSQPLLAVDGLKMRFGGLLAVNNVELELYPQEIVSLIGPNGAGKTTVFNCLTGFYRPSGGSIRLGDQQLAGLPGQKIARMGIVRTFQHVRLFREMTVIENLLVAQHQHLKSGVFSGLLKTPGFRQAEDAALERAASWLDRVGLLELANRQAGNLAYGQQRRLEIARCMVTRPQILMLDEPAAGLNPKETHELDELLAELRQQHKVSILLIEHDMKLVMGISDRIYVVNQGTPLANGTPEEIRQNPDVIRAYLGEA
- the livF gene encoding high-affinity branched-chain amino acid ABC transporter ATP-binding protein LivF, translating into MTEAMLSLNNVSAHYGKIQALHNVNLHINQGEIVTLIGANGAGKTTLLGTLCGEPRATQGSVTFDGKDITDWQTARIMREAIAIVPEGRRVFARMTVEENLAMGGFFAERQQYQQRIRRVYELFPRLYERSAQRAGTMSGGEQQMLAIGRALMSQPRLLLLDEPSLGLAPIIIRQIFDTIEQLRQEGMTIFLVEQNANQALKLADRGYVLENGHVVLEDSGAALLANEAVRSAYLGG
- the ugpB gene encoding sn-glycerol-3-phosphate ABC transporter substrate-binding protein UgpB, with the protein product MSSFSFRHNALSVILGLAFSTSALATTDISFWHSMEGELGEEVNALATRFNETHPDYRIVPTYKGNYEQSLAAGIAAVRTGKAPAMMQVYEVGTTTMMASKAIVPVYEVFKNAGITLDAKQFVPAVAGYYSDANGQLISQPFNSSTPVLYYNKDAFKKAGLNPEQPPKTWQQLAQDSAALRKAGMSCGYASGWQGWIQIENFSAWHGQPVATQNNGFDGSDARLVFNKPLQAGHIAMLEEMNKKGDFTYFGRKDEPTAKFYNGDCAMTTASSGSLADIRKYAKFNFGVGMMPYDDSVASAPQNAMIGGASLWAMKGKDAATYKGVAQFMQFLAQPEIAAEWHQKTGYLPITTAAYDLTKRQGFYQQHPGADIATRQMLNKAPLPYTKGMRLGNMPQIRTIVDEELEGVWTGKQSAQAALDNAVRRGNELLARFGRQSQ
- the ugpA gene encoding sn-glycerol-3-phosphate ABC transporter permease UgpA, which codes for MSQPRPVFRGGILPWLLVMPQLLITAIFFIWPAGEALWYSLQSIDPFGISSTFVGLDNFERLFADDYYLASFWTTLKFSGLVTLCGISFSLLLAALVDYVVRLKKTYQTLLLLPYAVAPVVAAVLWMFLFNPGLGLFSHLLNQVGYRWNYAQNSGQAMFLIVLASVWQQTSYNFLFFFAALQSIPKSLTEAAAIDGAGPVRRFFSLSLPLITPVSFFLLVVNLVYAFFDTFPVIDAITGGGPVQATTTLIYKIYREGFAGLDLSSSAAQSVVLMLLVIGLTVIQFRFVERKVRYQ